One genomic window of bacterium includes the following:
- a CDS encoding class I SAM-dependent methyltransferase encodes MADSPYPELKKTHTMARTGRPWTDVKPAPSAPVWNVIFGLGAYWMLAGAIELGLFDALWDHGPRRPEELANDLGASASHTAALADALVVLGLLDRHGGRFDLNDCSRRYLCQQSPAPMADLVSVAPGPAENWTDLAATIRRGEPARPVDGDVAGFWVPLVEGTFGTVLRAATRADAWISYSHLTAPRVADLGAGGAPWSIAVLRACPDGHAVVNDLPEVLEVARARLAEAGVEERCELRPGDYHTVGLEDGAFDLVILGHVCRTEGADGTRALLGRAADGLRPGGRVLVSDYFRSDDPSRSPQGVFMAATMAACTRRGTAFTYEEMSSWLRESGFTEIRLIEPIEAQQIFVATKPAT; translated from the coding sequence GTGGCCGACTCCCCCTACCCGGAGCTGAAGAAGACCCACACGATGGCCCGCACGGGCCGCCCCTGGACCGACGTGAAACCCGCCCCGTCGGCGCCGGTGTGGAACGTGATCTTCGGCCTCGGGGCCTACTGGATGCTGGCCGGGGCGATCGAACTCGGGCTCTTCGACGCGCTCTGGGATCACGGACCGCGGAGGCCCGAAGAGTTGGCGAACGACCTGGGCGCCTCGGCGTCGCACACCGCCGCGTTGGCCGACGCGTTGGTCGTGCTCGGTTTGCTGGACCGCCACGGCGGACGGTTCGACCTGAACGACTGCTCGCGGCGCTACCTCTGCCAACAGAGCCCCGCTCCGATGGCCGACCTGGTGTCGGTCGCCCCCGGTCCGGCCGAGAACTGGACCGATTTGGCTGCCACGATCCGCCGGGGCGAGCCCGCGCGCCCGGTGGACGGCGACGTGGCGGGATTCTGGGTGCCGCTGGTGGAGGGTACGTTCGGCACGGTGCTGCGCGCCGCAACGCGCGCCGACGCCTGGATCTCCTACAGCCACCTCACGGCGCCGCGGGTAGCCGACCTCGGCGCCGGCGGGGCGCCCTGGAGCATCGCCGTGCTGCGCGCCTGCCCCGACGGTCACGCCGTCGTGAACGACCTGCCCGAGGTGCTGGAGGTTGCCCGGGCGCGCCTCGCCGAGGCCGGAGTGGAAGAGCGCTGCGAGCTGCGCCCCGGCGACTATCACACGGTCGGGCTCGAGGACGGGGCGTTCGACCTGGTGATTCTCGGGCACGTCTGCCGCACCGAGGGGGCCGACGGTACCCGGGCGCTGCTGGGGCGGGCCGCCGACGGCTTGCGCCCCGGCGGGCGCGTGCTGGTGTCGGACTATTTCCGCAGCGACGATCCGAGCCGCAGCCCGCAAGGGGTGTTCATGGCGGCCACGATGGCGGCCTGCACCCGGCGCGGCACCGCCTTCACCTACGAGGAGATGTCAAGCTGGTTGCGGGAGTCAGGCTTCACCGAGATCCGCCTGATCGAGCCGATAGAGGCCCAGCAGATCTTCGTGGCGACCAAACCGGCGACGTGA